Sequence from the Polypterus senegalus isolate Bchr_013 chromosome 3, ASM1683550v1, whole genome shotgun sequence genome:
GTATTCTAGATCAAAGGCTGGCTCTCCAGTGGGTTCAGGAGAACATTCATTTCTTTGGTGGGAATCCCAAGACAGTTACTATTTTTGGTGAAAGTGCGGGAGCAGCATCAGTGGGGATGCACGTCCTCTCCCCAGACAGCCGACCATTTTTTACCCGTGCAATAATGCAGAGTGGGGCACCCAACTGTCCATGGGCTACAGTAAGCCCTACAGAAGCACGCCGAAGAGCCACACAGCTTGCAAATAATGTTGGTTGCCAAGGAGGAAATGACAGTGAATTAGTTGATTGCCTAAGAACAAAATCTCCTCAGGAGCTGATAGACCATGAATGGCAGGTTCTCCCTTATACACATAGCTTGTTCCGGTTCTCCTTTGTGCCAATGGTTGACGGAgttgtgtttcctgacacacCTGAAGCCATGCTTAGCTCAGGTAACTTCAAGGAAACTCAGATACTGCTGGGCGTCAACCAAGATGAGGGCTCCTACTTTCTCCTCTATGGTGCTCCAGGTTTTAGCAAGGATAATGAAAGCCTCATCAGCAGAGAGGACTTCCTTGAAGGGGTTAAGATGGGTGTTCCTCATGCCAATGACATAGGGCTGGAAGCAGTTATCCATCAATACACTGACTGGATGGACGAGAATAATCCCGTGAAGAACAGAGATGCCATGGATGATATTGTGGGAGACCACAATGTGATCTGTCCAGTGCTACACTTTGCTGGCTCATATGCCCAACACTCTTTAAACTTGAACAATGCACAGGGTGCAGGGAGCAACAGTGGAGTTTATGCTTACTACTTTGATCACAGAGCCTCCAATCTGGTGTGGCCCGAGTGGATGGGAGTCATCCATGGTTATGAGATTGAGTTCGTCTTTGGTCTGCCCCTGGAAAAGAAGCTGAATTACACAGTTGATGAGGAGCGTCTGAGCCGTAAGATGATGAGATACTGGGCAAACTTTGCACGTACTGGGTGAGTCTTATTTTAGTGCATTGAAATGGTTTTCCAGGGACAGTATAGACATTGACCTGGTAGATATTGCATGTTTAAAGTGACAGAAATGTCAACTGTGAGGGAAAGGTGGGTGAGAAACATATTGTAGTTCAGTACAGAGTGTGACCTTCCAATCAGATAGGGGTCACAATAACTCCAGTGCTGCCCTCTATTAAGCCTTTAACGCAAGCCCTGGTGGACCTCTGGTCATTGATAAACCTTTAGTCATGAACATgtcatgtttaattttaatagtaaatgaccactttatttttgaaaaattaatttaaat
This genomic interval carries:
- the ache gene encoding acetylcholinesterase produces the protein MAEPSSFCRPLLRPNQFVRSLQLLLIFHILAVCLTQDMEYIVNTRAGKVKGTRLPVLNGHVLAFLGVPYAEPPVGKLRFRRPEPKKPWQGVKEAFTYPSACYQYVDMSYPGFPGIEMWNPNRDMSEDCLYINIWVPFPRPKNATVMVWIYGGGFYSGSSSLDVYDGRYLVHTEKVILVSMNYRIGAFGFLGLQGSAEAPGNMGILDQRLALQWVQENIHFFGGNPKTVTIFGESAGAASVGMHVLSPDSRPFFTRAIMQSGAPNCPWATVSPTEARRRATQLANNVGCQGGNDSELVDCLRTKSPQELIDHEWQVLPYTHSLFRFSFVPMVDGVVFPDTPEAMLSSGNFKETQILLGVNQDEGSYFLLYGAPGFSKDNESLISREDFLEGVKMGVPHANDIGLEAVIHQYTDWMDENNPVKNRDAMDDIVGDHNVICPVLHFAGSYAQHSLNLNNAQGAGSNSGVYAYYFDHRASNLVWPEWMGVIHGYEIEFVFGLPLEKKLNYTVDEERLSRKMMRYWANFARTGSPNDPSDPGRKWPVFTLSEQKYVGLNTEPMKVFKGLRTQVCAFWNHFLPKLLNITDNIDEAERQWKLEFHRWSSYMMHWKSQFDHYSKQERCADL